Below is a window of Terriglobia bacterium DNA.
GGGAGATACGGCGTGACCCCGGTCTATCCGGAGTCGCCGAGGAAGTCCCGCGCGAAAAACTGAAAAGGCGGCAACTGCGAAACCCAAGAAAACCGCCCTCGCGGGTTTCGCAGTATGGAACCCGTCAGCCGAGCGGCTCCGGCGGCGGCGCCGCAGCCGGAGCCTTGCCTGGCCGCCGCAGCCAGGCGAACAGGTGGGCCGGACGCCACTCCCGCAGATCGTCGAAGTAGGAATAGACCACCGGGGTGATCAGCAAGGTCAGCAGCAGGCAGAGAATCTGTCCCCCGATGATCGTAACCGCCATGGAAGCCCGCGATCCGGCTCCGGCGCCTTTTCCAAACGCAATCGGGAGCATGCCCGCGATGATCGCGACGGTCGTCATCAGAATCGGCCGCAGCCGGACATGATTGGCGGCAATAATGGCATCATGACGTTCCATTCCCTGGGAGCGCAGCGTGTTGGTGTAGTCCACCTGAAGAATCGAGTTCTTCTTCACGATGCCGAACAACATCATCAGCCCGATGGCGCTGTAGACGTTGATCGTCATGCCGAACGCCATGAGTGCGAGCAGCCCTGCCGGCAGGCTGAGGGGCAAAGCCGTCATGATGCTCACCGGGTAGACGAAGCTGTTGAATTGGGAGGCGAGCACCATGTAGATAAAGGCTATGGCCAGTAGTATCGCTATTATGAAGTCATTGGAGGCCTCGGCGAGGGTCTTGGCGCTGCCGCCGAAAACCGCCATGTAGCCGGGCTTGAGATTGAGTTCCTCTACTTTTGTTTTGGTGGCATCGATGACCTGCATGAGCGGAACTCTGTCCAGATTGGCGTTCACTGAGATCTGGCGCTGGCGATTATAGCGATCGATGGAGGCGGGCCCGTTCTCCAGCGCCAGTTGTGCCACATCGCTCACCTTGACCGTGCCCAGATTGGACGGAATCAGCAACTCACCCATGAGTTTCGGGTTGTTGCGGAACTGCTCGTCGAGCCGCAGCTTCACCGAAAACTGGTCATCGCCCTCTTTGTATTTGGAGACTTCATTGCCCCCGACCAGCAGTCCGAGGCTGGAAGCGAGAGAGTCTATCCTCACGCCGAGGTCCGCGGCGCGCGCACGATCCACATTCACGCGCAACTCCTGCTGCGTCGGCTCGAAGTTGGTGTCGACGTCGACCACTCCCGGAATGGTTCTGACCTTGGCCATCAATTCCGTGACGTAGGCCTGGAGTTGCTCGATGTCGGGCCCCTGGATCAGCACATTGAGACGGTTCGCGCCCCCCCCGCCGCCGCCGCGGCCGCCGGCGCTTGACGCACCTGAAAGGTCAGTGCCGCCCGAAACACTGATGCGAGCTTGCCGGTATTTGCGGAGCACTATGCGCGCCCGGCGCATCATATCCTGCTGTGAGACCTTGCGGCTCTCGAGCGGCGTCAGGGCAACGTAAAAGTTCGCGCTGGCGGCGTTCACGTTGGTCAGGATCATCTGGACCTCGGGTCCCAGCCTTCTGAGGTCGGCTTCAATGGGGGTCACATACTGCTTGGTCCGCTCGAAACTGGTCCCTCTGGGCAACCTCACGTTTACGCTGAACTCGCTCTGATCATCGTCGGGCACGAGTTCCTTGCCGACCCTGGGAAACAGATAAGCGGCCGAAGCCGTGACGACAAGGGCGATGGCAACCATGACGATGCGATGGCGCAGGGACCATCCGAGCATGTGCCCATAAACGCGGTCCACAAACGCATAAAGGCCGCGCGATTTCGATTTCTTCCCGTGTCCGCCGGCATCCGCCGGCCGCAGCCAGGTCGCACAAAGCGCGGGCGTCAGAGTGAAAGAGATGAACATCGATATGAGGATTGCGCTGGCGGAGACGATGCCGAAACTGAAGAAATAGCGTCCGACCTGCCCGGTCATATACGCGACCGGCATAAAGATCACGACGAGCGACATAGTCGTCGCCATGACCGCGAGGCCGATTTCCGCGGTTGCCTTGGATGCTGCTTCCCGTGGCGGTGATCCGCGCTCCTCGACATAACGGAAGATGTTCTCCAACACTACGATGGCATCGTCGATCACGATTCCTGTGGCGAGCGACAGCGCCAGCATGGTCATGTTGTTCAAGGTGAAGCCGAGTGCCTTCATGACCGTGAAGGAGCCGATGATCGACGCGGGGATGGCGACAGCGGCAATCAGCGTGCTGCGGATGTTGCGGATGAAGACAAACACCACCACACTGGCCAGCAGGCCCCCCAAAATGAGGTGGAGCTGGATGTCCTCGAACGAGCGCCGGATAAAGCGCGACTGGTCGCGAATGGGGATCGCCCGTATGTCCGGCGGGAGGGAGGGTTTGAGCTTCTCCATCCGGTCCAGGACACGATCGACCACCTCAACAGTGTTGGTGCCCGACTGCTTCCGGATCATGAGCGAAACACACGGATTCCCTTCAAGGGTCGCCAGACTGCGGATCTCCTGGACCGTGTCGACCACGCGCCCGATATCGGAGAAAGTGATCACGGACCCGTTCTTATACGCCATGATAATACGGTTGAAATCCGCCACGTTCTTGATGCGCCCCATCGTGCGCAGCGCGATCTCCGAGGGCCCGGCGATGAAGGTTCCCCCAGGTATCTCGACGTTCTGTCTCTCCACCGCTGACCGCACCTGGTCCACGGTCAGGCCGTAGGCGTTCAGGCGGTCGGCATTGAGCAGCAGCTGGATTTCCCGGTGCCGCTCGCCCATGAAAAGAACCTCGCCGACATCCTGCACCGTTTCGAGCACCTGCTTGATCTTCTTGTCAACGATCTCGGTGATTTCCTTTTGGGAGCGCTGGCCCGAAATGACGAGCGTGAGGATCGGCGATGAATCCGGGTCCATTTTCTGGATTACCGGCGGCAGGGTGTCGCGGGGAAACTGGTTGACAATCGTCGCCACCTTGTCGCGCACATCCTGGGTTGCGGCCTCGATATCCCTTTCCAGGACGAACGTGATGGTCACGCGCGAGGATCCCTGATCGGAGGTGGCACGCAATTCATCGATGCCGCTGATCGTGTTTACGACCTCTTCGATGGGCTTGGTGAGCTGGCTCTCGATCTCCTCGGCGCTTGCCCCCGGGAGACGGGTCATGACCGTGACCGTGGGATAGTCGGTCTTGGGCATCAAATCCAGACCAAGATTCCGGTAGGAGAACAGGCCCAGCACCACGAGGGCGGTCGTCATCATGAAAGCGAAGACGGGTCGTCTGATGCTCACATCTGCCAACTTCATTTCTGCCGCCCTCCCCGACCCGGGCGTCCCGGTCCTCCCCGGCCCTCACCTTCAACGGAAGGGCCGGCTCCGCCCTTACCAACCGCAACTCGAACTCCCGTGGCCATTTCGCTCAGGCTGGTAGTTGCCAGAGTCTCATCCCCTTTGAGGCCGGAAATGATCTCGATACTGTCGCCTACGTGAGCCCCCAGAACCACAGACTGCTTTCTGACCACGTTCTTTTCAACCACGTATACCGAGGATTCTCCGGCCAAAGTAGACACCGCCGCTTCGGATACCGCGAGCACATTTTCGTCTTTCTGTGTGTGGATGACGCCCTTGGTGAAGAAACCGGGTTTCAACCGGCGATCATTGTTATCGACGAGGATCTCAACCGCGAAGGTGCGGGTTGTCTGGTCTACCGAGGGGCTGACGAAGGCCACCCTGCCCGGGAAGACCACATCCGGCAACGACTCCACCTTAAACTGCGCATTGAGGCCGGGTCGCATGAGCGCGGCATACCTCTCCTGGACCGCCGTTTTCAGCTTGAGCGGATTCATTTGCACTATGGTAACCACCGGCACATTCTGCGGAATGAACTCGCCGGGTTGCACCAGCCGCTCGCTGATCAGCCCGCCGATCGGAGCTCGAATCACCGCGTCGCTCAACTTCTTCTGCGCCAGCTCATATGCGGCGCGTCGCTGCTGCAGGGTGGCTTTCAGGCTCGCCACGGTCTCCACGGCCGCTTGATACGCGGCCTCGGTGACCTTGACTCTCGTCATAGCAGTGTCGTAGTCAGCCTTAGCGATCAGCCCTTTCTTGATCAGCTGGCCGGCACGCGCTGCCTGGGCGTGGGCGTCGTCGCGATTAGCGATGGCGGTGCGAATTGTTGATATCTCTTCGTCCGGCGGCGGATCATTCAAGCGCAGGCCGTCCATGCCCAACTGCGCTTCGGTCTGGCGCAACAGGCCCTCGGCCTGACGAAGCGCCAGATCGAGCTCCCGTGGATCCAGTTTGACAAGTACCTGTCCAGGCTGCACTTCCTGCCCCATCTCCACCAGTATTTCCTGCACTCTCCCGGCGACTTCGCTGCTTACCTTGGCCTGATCAGGCGAAATCAGGGTGCCGGCAAGTTCCACCTGGCGCTGCACGGAGATGCGCTGGATGGAAGTGACTTCTACCCGAATGGGGGGTGGACCCTTAGGCGCCTGGGGCGTCTGCGACTCGCTCCGGTTGCAGCCGGTGGCCGCGACCGCGAGCGGCACCAGGACCGTCGTCACATACCAGATCAGGCGCTGGCCCGCCAATGTCCTTGGTCGTTCGGTCATGTCTAAAATCCATTGAAAGCCGTCTACGCGTGTGGCGGCAAGCCGGGGCAGAAGACGACATTAAATAGTACGCATAAAAGCGCGGTTTGTTATGCAGGACAGATGAATGAATATCTCTTTCCCACCTCTGGGCCGGAAATGCGGCTCAACACAGCCTGGCAAACCCGGTTCCGCGACAGGAGTGGGGCTCCTTGCGCATAACCTCTCAACTTAGCAAGGCACCTATTTACTAAAAGTTGCCCTGCATGATCAAGTTTTCTCTTACCCGGCTGCCACGCTACTCTTATCCCGCCTTTCTTTCAATAAAATAGGTGGGATTTCTGCGGGCAGACGCCGACGTCCCGGCAGGGCCGGCCCCTCAGGAGTATCATGCTTTTTCTATCCCGGATAAGCCCTTGGCAACCGAAGAACATGCCTCCTAAGCGCCCGCTTTCGCGTGTGCTCGGAATCGTTGAGCCCCACCGGTGCAGCCCCAAGGTCGGGAGGTCGGAAGTCGGAGATCGAATTTCGGAGTTATGTCTTGTCTCGCCTCCGGCGATGCCGTAAGATGATGTCGCGATAGGAATACTAGCGGGCCTCGGGCCCTGTGCAATATAACCCTCGAACCATGTCAGGTCCGGAAGGAAGCAGCATTAAGAGGCCAGTTATATGTGCCGCAGGTTCCCCGGGGCCCGGCCCTTTTCTCTATGCAATATCAAGTCCTGGCCCGCAAGTGGCGCCCGCAGACCTTTCATGAACTGGTAGGGCAGGATCACGTGTCGCGTACCCTGCTCAATGCGCTTCAGGGCGGCCGTGTCGCCCATGCCTTCCTCTTCTCCGGTCCGCGCGGAAGCGGCAAGACCACCACGGCGCGCATTCTGGCGAAGGCGCTGAATTGTCATGAAGGAACTACCGGAGAGCCCTGCGGAAAGTGCGTCTCCTGCATCGAGATCACGGCGGGCAACTGCATGGATGTCCTCGAAATCGACGCCGCGTCCAACACGGGTGTCGACAATGTTCGCGACCTGATCGAGGAGCTCCAGTACCGTCCGGCGCGCGACCGGAACAAGATCTACATCATAGACGAAGTCCACATGCTCAGCACGGCGGCCTTCAATGCCCTGCTGAAGACTCTCGAGGAGCCGCCGCCGCACGTGGCGTTCATCCTGGCGACTACCGAATACCATAAGATTCCGGCGACCATCCTGTCCCGGTGCCAGCAGTACAGCTTCAAACTGATCCAATTTCCGTTGATACTGGAACGCCTGCGCACGATTGCGCGCGCCGAGAACATCCAGATCAGCACCACCGCCCTGGAACAAATTACATTTTCGAGCGGCGGCAGCATGCGCGATGCCATGTCGGCTCTCGATCAGGTGATCGCCTTCAGCGGGCAGACCGTGCGTGATGAAGACGTCCCTATGCTGCTGGGTCTCGTCGAACCTGCGATTCTGGGGAACACGGTGCGGGCGATTTCCGCCAACGACGCGCAGAAGATCCTCAGTATCATAGGCGAACTTGCGGCCGCCGGCCAGGATCTGCAGAACTTCTGCCGGTGCCTCCTGGGTCAACTGCGCGACCTGATGGTGTTGAAGGCGGGCGTTTCTGATCCCGCTGTTCTGGGAGTTCCGGAAAGCATGCTGCCCGAACTGACCGGACAGGCCGCGCTTTTTTCACGGGAGGACCTGCTGCGGCTGTTTGACGCCCTGCTCAAAGTGGAAGCGGATCTGAGGCATGCTACGCAGACCCGCTTCCAACTGGAGATGGGACTCATCGAGCTGGCTTCGATTCCGAGAATGCGCTCTCTGGAAGAGTTGATCGCCGACTTCGCCCGGCTGGTGGAGGGCGGTGCACCTCAGAGGACATCAGGTCCCCGCCCAGGCTTGCCGGCGGCCCCTTCAAACCGCCCCGCAGGCCCCAGAAATGAAGCGCCGCCTCCCGAGCAAGATCGGAACCGGGCTGTCGCCCCTCCCGCCCGGGGTGCAAGCCCTGCGGATCCAGCACCTCCGCCACCTCCGGGAAATGCTGCGCCTTCTCCCCCGGCCCCGGGGAGCGGCGCCGGGACGCGCCGGTTGCTCGAGCGGATCGCGACGGCCGTGCCAAAGGAATCGCTGGAACCCATACTGCAGTCTCTCGCGGGTGCGCAACTCCGCGGGGATGTGGTCATCCTTGACCTGGGGCAGCCGCCCAACGAATTTCTGCGCCGGCAGCTGAAAGACAATCTGCCGGTGATCGCCCAGGCAGCTTCAACCGCCGTAGGCCGGACGGTTCAGGTTCTCCTCGATGATGTGCAGGCCGATGCGCCCAAACCTGAGGCGAGCCTTTCCAGTCCCGGGAAACCGGCCGAGGAGGACCTCCTGGAGAGGGCGAAACGGGAGCCCGCCGTGCAGGCCTTTCTTGACACCTTCCCGGGCCCCGTCAAGGCCGAGAAGTTAAAACCATGAACGACTACGCGGAGCCCATTGCCCGGCTGATCGATGAGTTGCGCAAGCTGCCCGGCATCGGGCACAAGACGGCGCAGCGCCTGGCCTACAGTCTGCTGCGCCGCCCGCGCGAGGACGCAGAGCGCCTCAGCCGCGCCATCCTCGATGTGAAGGAGAAGATCCGCTACTGCTCCCGCTGCAACAACTTTTCGGACCAGGATCCCTGCAACTACTGCACCAGCGCCAGCCGCACGCAGGAGATCATCTGTGTCGTCGAGGAGCCCAACGACATTCTCGCGATCGAGAAGACCCGTGAGTACCACGGCCAATACCATGTTCTGCACGGAGTGCTCTCGCCGATGAACGGCGTCGGGCCGGAGGATCTCAAGCTGAAAAACCTGCTCGAAAGGCTGCGGGAAGGGAATGTGCGGGAGATCATCCTGGCCACGAACCCGAATGTTGAAGGGGAAGCTACAGCCATCTACCTGGCCAGGCTGCTCAAGCCGATCGGGGTTCGCGTCACCCGCATTGCGCTGGGGCTCCCCGTGGGAAGCGACCTCGAATTCGCCGATGAGGTGACCATGAGCAAAGCCCTCGAAGGCCGCCACGAACTCTGAATCCGGACTGGCTGCAGAAGATGTGGGGGGTGCCAGTCGATCCTGCGACTCCAGCTTCGAGTTTTTTGTTCCAGGATCTTCAATCCACAATCCAGGATCCGAGACCTAGTCGGAGCCCTCAATCCAAACTTCGCCGTCTTCGTAAACTTCCTTCTTCCAGATGGGCACGGTCTGCTTGATGGCGTCAATGGCAAAGCGGCAGGCATCGAAGGCAGCGGCTCTATGCGCTGCGGTGACTACGATGGCGACGGAGCATTCGGTCGGGTTCATGCGTCCCAGCCGGTGGAAGATGGCGATAGCGCGGATGTCGAACTCCCTCCGGGCGCGCGTCCCGATTTCCTCCAGCTTGTTCAGAGCCATTGCCTCATAGGAGTCGTACTCCAGGTAGCGAACCTTCTTGCCGTGCGCATGGTTGCGGACCACGCCTTCGAAAACCACCACGGCGCCATCCTCCGGGCGCAGCAGCGCGTTGCGCAGAGAAGCGGCGTCGATCGGTTCGCGGACAAGACGGAACATCTCAACCTCCGCTGACGGGAGGGAAGAAGGCGACCTCATCTCCATCATGCACCGGCGAGTCAGGCCGCGCGAATTCCGAATTCACTGCGCAAAGGACGGAAGGCCGCTGCGCTTCCAGCCGCGGGAATTCGCGCGCAAACCGCGCGTAGATCGAAGCGACGTCGGTACAGGCGGTTGCGTCCACCTCTGCCTCGCGTAGACCCGTTACGTCGGCAAGGGTGGCGAAAAAGAGGACCCGGATGCTCATCAGTAGAGGTTTACGAACAATGCGCAGATCTCATCAATGGTCTTCCGGACGCGCGAAAGAGAGGCGCGCACGTTGTTGGCGAATATGCTGAAAATCAAACTGCGCCCCGACTTTGTGGTCATGTAGCCTGAAAGCGCGGCCACGTCGCCGAGCGTTCCCGTCTTGGCGTGAATAACCCCAGGAGTCGAGGCAAGGCGGTTCTTGAGCGTACCGTCGGTACCGCTGATGGCGAGCGTGTTGAGAAACAGTTCAAAATAGGGTCTCGTCGAGAGGAACATCAGCAATGACGTCTGAAACCTGGGAGTCACGAGATTGTCGCGCGATAGCCCGCTGCCGTCGTTGAGACTGATCTTGTCGTCGTCGCGGATCCCCGCGCCCTCGAGGAAATTCTTCACCACCCTCAAGCCGGCCTCATCCGTCCCCGCGCCGTCGAATTCGGCGCCCAGCACCCGGAGCAGCATCTCCGCGTGCAGGTTGAGGCTGCGCTTGTTGATGATTTCCAGCGCCCGGATGAGCGGCGGCGATTGGTGTTCCGCAAGCAGACTCCAGTTGCGGCGCACTTCCGGCGACAGATCCCCGAGATGATTGACGCGGACGGAGCCGCTGACGATGATGCCGTTTTTGCGCAACTCCTCCTTGAACAGAGTGGCGGCCGCTTCTGCGGGACGCTCGAGAAGAATGTCCTGGCTATAACCGTGCGCGGCCGGCAGCACCCCGGAAACCACAAGGCGGGTGGTGCCCGGGATCACGCGGGCGGAAATCGTGCGCTGAGAGCGGGAACTTCCCGTCACCCCGAGATTCCGAATCTGGAAGTAGGATGTCGGCGGGTCGATGCTGACCTGCACCAACTGGTTGGCCTTTGTCGGCCGGACGTGCACCCAGAAGACGTTATTGTTGATGCTGAGAGCATTGATGGGAGCGCCGTATACCGACCTGAGATCGTGCGCGCTCCATCCCTTGCCGTGCGTCGTGAACTCGAAGTAACTGTCGTCACCGATCACATTCCCCTGGATCTTTCTTACTCCCAGATCTCGTAACTTCTCGGCCAGTTCCTGCAGAGCCGGTTTGTCCAGGAGTTCCCTGGCAGGATCCATCAGGTTGGGATCGCCGCGGCCTACGAGGATGACGTCGCCCGCAAGCGTCCCATCGGGCAGAACGGTTCCGTCGGTGTAGGCTCCGGTCCGGAAACGGAAATCGGGACCAAGTTTTTCCAGGGCTGCAGCGGTAGTTACCACCTTCAGAACCGATGCGGGTTGAAAGGTCTTGTCGGGATTGACGGAAAGAACCACATTGTTGGTGGCCGGATCAAAGATCTCAATCCCCCAGGCGGCGGATCGTACGCCGGGACGCTTCAGAAACTGTGCGATCTTAGTCTGAATTGTCTCGAGGGTGGTTCCCGCAT
It encodes the following:
- the recR gene encoding recombination mediator RecR, whose translation is MNDYAEPIARLIDELRKLPGIGHKTAQRLAYSLLRRPREDAERLSRAILDVKEKIRYCSRCNNFSDQDPCNYCTSASRTQEIICVVEEPNDILAIEKTREYHGQYHVLHGVLSPMNGVGPEDLKLKNLLERLREGNVREIILATNPNVEGEATAIYLARLLKPIGVRVTRIALGLPVGSDLEFADEVTMSKALEGRHEL
- a CDS encoding efflux RND transporter permease subunit gives rise to the protein MKLADVSIRRPVFAFMMTTALVVLGLFSYRNLGLDLMPKTDYPTVTVMTRLPGASAEEIESQLTKPIEEVVNTISGIDELRATSDQGSSRVTITFVLERDIEAATQDVRDKVATIVNQFPRDTLPPVIQKMDPDSSPILTLVISGQRSQKEITEIVDKKIKQVLETVQDVGEVLFMGERHREIQLLLNADRLNAYGLTVDQVRSAVERQNVEIPGGTFIAGPSEIALRTMGRIKNVADFNRIIMAYKNGSVITFSDIGRVVDTVQEIRSLATLEGNPCVSLMIRKQSGTNTVEVVDRVLDRMEKLKPSLPPDIRAIPIRDQSRFIRRSFEDIQLHLILGGLLASVVVFVFIRNIRSTLIAAVAIPASIIGSFTVMKALGFTLNNMTMLALSLATGIVIDDAIVVLENIFRYVEERGSPPREAASKATAEIGLAVMATTMSLVVIFMPVAYMTGQVGRYFFSFGIVSASAILISMFISFTLTPALCATWLRPADAGGHGKKSKSRGLYAFVDRVYGHMLGWSLRHRIVMVAIALVVTASAAYLFPRVGKELVPDDDQSEFSVNVRLPRGTSFERTKQYVTPIEADLRRLGPEVQMILTNVNAASANFYVALTPLESRKVSQQDMMRRARIVLRKYRQARISVSGGTDLSGASSAGGRGGGGGGANRLNVLIQGPDIEQLQAYVTELMAKVRTIPGVVDVDTNFEPTQQELRVNVDRARAADLGVRIDSLASSLGLLVGGNEVSKYKEGDDQFSVKLRLDEQFRNNPKLMGELLIPSNLGTVKVSDVAQLALENGPASIDRYNRQRQISVNANLDRVPLMQVIDATKTKVEELNLKPGYMAVFGGSAKTLAEASNDFIIAILLAIAFIYMVLASQFNSFVYPVSIMTALPLSLPAGLLALMAFGMTINVYSAIGLMMLFGIVKKNSILQVDYTNTLRSQGMERHDAIIAANHVRLRPILMTTVAIIAGMLPIAFGKGAGAGSRASMAVTIIGGQILCLLLTLLITPVVYSYFDDLREWRPAHLFAWLRRPGKAPAAAPPPEPLG
- a CDS encoding efflux RND transporter periplasmic adaptor subunit — encoded protein: MTERPRTLAGQRLIWYVTTVLVPLAVAATGCNRSESQTPQAPKGPPPIRVEVTSIQRISVQRQVELAGTLISPDQAKVSSEVAGRVQEILVEMGQEVQPGQVLVKLDPRELDLALRQAEGLLRQTEAQLGMDGLRLNDPPPDEEISTIRTAIANRDDAHAQAARAGQLIKKGLIAKADYDTAMTRVKVTEAAYQAAVETVASLKATLQQRRAAYELAQKKLSDAVIRAPIGGLISERLVQPGEFIPQNVPVVTIVQMNPLKLKTAVQERYAALMRPGLNAQFKVESLPDVVFPGRVAFVSPSVDQTTRTFAVEILVDNNDRRLKPGFFTKGVIHTQKDENVLAVSEAAVSTLAGESSVYVVEKNVVRKQSVVLGAHVGDSIEIISGLKGDETLATTSLSEMATGVRVAVGKGGAGPSVEGEGRGGPGRPGRGGRQK
- the moaD gene encoding molybdopterin converting factor subunit 1, which codes for MSIRVLFFATLADVTGLREAEVDATACTDVASIYARFAREFPRLEAQRPSVLCAVNSEFARPDSPVHDGDEVAFFPPVSGG
- the dnaX gene encoding DNA polymerase III subunit gamma/tau yields the protein MQYQVLARKWRPQTFHELVGQDHVSRTLLNALQGGRVAHAFLFSGPRGSGKTTTARILAKALNCHEGTTGEPCGKCVSCIEITAGNCMDVLEIDAASNTGVDNVRDLIEELQYRPARDRNKIYIIDEVHMLSTAAFNALLKTLEEPPPHVAFILATTEYHKIPATILSRCQQYSFKLIQFPLILERLRTIARAENIQISTTALEQITFSSGGSMRDAMSALDQVIAFSGQTVRDEDVPMLLGLVEPAILGNTVRAISANDAQKILSIIGELAAAGQDLQNFCRCLLGQLRDLMVLKAGVSDPAVLGVPESMLPELTGQAALFSREDLLRLFDALLKVEADLRHATQTRFQLEMGLIELASIPRMRSLEELIADFARLVEGGAPQRTSGPRPGLPAAPSNRPAGPRNEAPPPEQDRNRAVAPPARGASPADPAPPPPPGNAAPSPPAPGSGAGTRRLLERIATAVPKESLEPILQSLAGAQLRGDVVILDLGQPPNEFLRRQLKDNLPVIAQAASTAVGRTVQVLLDDVQADAPKPEASLSSPGKPAEEDLLERAKREPAVQAFLDTFPGPVKAEKLKP
- the dacB gene encoding D-alanyl-D-alanine carboxypeptidase/D-alanyl-D-alanine-endopeptidase — encoded protein: MSRLAFPGRKARAALLFAAVLVPAFSFPAYAGTTLETIQTKIAQFLKRPGVRSAAWGIEIFDPATNNVVLSVNPDKTFQPASVLKVVTTAAALEKLGPDFRFRTGAYTDGTVLPDGTLAGDVILVGRGDPNLMDPARELLDKPALQELAEKLRDLGVRKIQGNVIGDDSYFEFTTHGKGWSAHDLRSVYGAPINALSINNNVFWVHVRPTKANQLVQVSIDPPTSYFQIRNLGVTGSSRSQRTISARVIPGTTRLVVSGVLPAAHGYSQDILLERPAEAAATLFKEELRKNGIIVSGSVRVNHLGDLSPEVRRNWSLLAEHQSPPLIRALEIINKRSLNLHAEMLLRVLGAEFDGAGTDEAGLRVVKNFLEGAGIRDDDKISLNDGSGLSRDNLVTPRFQTSLLMFLSTRPYFELFLNTLAISGTDGTLKNRLASTPGVIHAKTGTLGDVAALSGYMTTKSGRSLIFSIFANNVRASLSRVRKTIDEICALFVNLY
- a CDS encoding molybdenum cofactor biosynthesis protein MoaE: MFRLVREPIDAASLRNALLRPEDGAVVVFEGVVRNHAHGKKVRYLEYDSYEAMALNKLEEIGTRARREFDIRAIAIFHRLGRMNPTECSVAIVVTAAHRAAAFDACRFAIDAIKQTVPIWKKEVYEDGEVWIEGSD